A genome region from Hymenobacter tibetensis includes the following:
- a CDS encoding phage antirepressor KilAC domain-containing protein, whose translation MNNTVPQIYNFDNADVRIIIQPNGDPLFVASDVCSVLELANVGQALSRLDEDEKTDIILNDVTGRPQAQYVITESGLYSLVLGSRKPEAKAFKKWITSVVLPQIRKTGSYSTQPQLPATFAEALRLAASAIEDKERVELALLASEATNKQLEEKSEVLETKVLEDKPKVQFCDAITASNSQDTLAEVAQNLASKYPGLGRNLLVDFLRKESVIQSKSRSETAPLPYQHYVSCGYFFIKYTPFDNTLTGKKGVGKQTMVTARGLKFIEKKLDANWSFFRADKRK comes from the coding sequence GTGAACAACACAGTACCACAGATTTACAATTTTGACAACGCCGACGTGCGGATTATCATCCAACCAAACGGTGACCCTTTATTCGTTGCTTCCGACGTCTGCTCAGTGCTTGAGCTTGCAAATGTTGGGCAAGCGTTATCCCGGCTGGATGAGGATGAGAAGACCGACATCATTTTAAATGATGTCACTGGACGCCCCCAGGCTCAGTATGTTATAACTGAAAGTGGCCTATACTCACTTGTCCTGGGTTCACGCAAGCCCGAAGCAAAAGCATTCAAGAAATGGATAACGAGTGTGGTGCTACCCCAGATTCGCAAGACTGGTAGCTACTCGACACAGCCACAGTTACCAGCCACTTTCGCTGAAGCCTTGCGCCTCGCAGCAAGTGCCATTGAGGACAAAGAACGGGTTGAGCTTGCGTTGCTAGCCAGTGAGGCGACAAATAAGCAGTTGGAGGAGAAGAGTGAGGTCCTCGAAACCAAGGTGCTAGAGGACAAGCCAAAGGTTCAATTCTGCGATGCGATAACAGCTAGCAATAGCCAAGATACATTGGCTGAAGTAGCTCAGAACTTAGCCAGCAAGTACCCAGGCTTGGGTCGCAACCTTCTGGTGGATTTCCTACGGAAAGAATCAGTTATCCAGTCCAAGAGCAGGTCTGAAACCGCACCGCTACCATACCAGCATTACGTGAGCTGCGGTTATTTCTTCATCAAGTATACCCCATTTGATAACACCCTCACCGGCAAAAAGGGAGTTGGAAAGCAGACTATGGTAACAGCACGAGGTCTCAAGTTTATCGAGAAAAAGCTTGACGCCAACTGGAGCTTTTTCAGAGCCGATAAACGCAAATAA
- a CDS encoding replication initiation protein — MVTTSLALNKTMSREQVLARASVILATTKGNTLAYQHNLLVRHPLRLSSLEARLFVLALRCVHQSDAEFQGGFVVSLEELFPHGSSGERYEALEEAFKVLLGKHFKLERPDAGDGSYIYTQLISHIGLETGAGRVVGAFAPLVGPYLSQLQSGNFTKAKIETLLTFKNPTALKLYWYFRSWSNVRKVSIRVDELKTLLFEEEETYTTYADFKRYVLRPCLLEVQKFGEWNITYKEIKDGRKVVALEFHIPKIEDTEPTTPAIDTGTKTTALLPPTSLVEVTPATPQAQTGTGVLSIQDKVTNRLQKLLLKDNQIQDVVVFVGNDESMFMRFLKATNNLLRDYEAKNPGYVPTDKLAAATINALKNELGMWR; from the coding sequence ATGGTCACCACGTCGCTTGCGCTGAACAAAACAATGTCTCGGGAACAAGTACTCGCACGAGCGTCCGTTATCTTAGCGACCACAAAAGGCAATACGTTGGCGTATCAACACAATCTTCTGGTCAGACACCCACTCCGGCTCAGCAGCCTGGAAGCACGTCTTTTCGTGCTGGCGTTGCGCTGTGTCCACCAGTCGGATGCCGAATTCCAAGGGGGCTTCGTGGTGAGCCTGGAGGAGCTGTTCCCGCATGGCAGCTCCGGTGAACGCTACGAGGCGCTAGAAGAAGCATTTAAGGTCCTTTTGGGCAAGCATTTTAAACTGGAGAGACCTGATGCTGGTGATGGTAGCTATATCTACACCCAGCTTATCAGCCATATTGGGTTGGAGACTGGAGCAGGCCGTGTGGTGGGTGCGTTCGCTCCACTCGTGGGTCCATACCTATCACAACTTCAGTCTGGCAACTTCACCAAGGCTAAGATTGAGACGCTGCTGACGTTCAAGAATCCGACTGCGTTGAAGCTGTACTGGTACTTCAGGTCTTGGTCAAATGTTCGCAAGGTGTCCATTAGGGTTGATGAGCTGAAGACCTTGCTGTTTGAAGAGGAGGAGACCTACACCACCTACGCTGACTTCAAACGCTACGTGCTGCGTCCTTGCCTGCTGGAGGTTCAGAAGTTCGGGGAATGGAACATCACCTACAAGGAAATCAAGGATGGGCGCAAGGTGGTGGCGCTGGAGTTCCACATCCCCAAGATTGAGGATACTGAGCCCACTACCCCAGCTATCGATACCGGCACAAAGACAACAGCCCTGTTACCACCTACTTCGCTCGTAGAAGTTACCCCAGCGACACCCCAGGCTCAGACTGGCACTGGTGTACTCTCCATACAGGATAAGGTCACTAACAGGCTGCAAAAGCTCCTCCTGAAAGATAATCAGATTCAGGATGTCGTGGTTTTCGTCGGCAACGATGAGAGCATGTTCATGCGGTTCCTCAAGGCTACCAACAACCTCTTGAGGGACTACGAGGCAAAGAACCCTGGCTATGTACCGACTGACAAGCTAGCTGCTGCGACAATCAATGCCTTGAAGAACGAGCTAGGTATGTGGCGGTGA
- a CDS encoding PIN domain-containing protein, with amino-acid sequence MPLSIILDTNVYFTDWKLESPSARAFLDYIEKTGSRIIVPQIVWDEIEVNYRKELEKKHANYEKASEDLVALLRFYPSSRLMTFFNTEYEIDVNDEVMNYKILLSEKIGIKGGSGVMPYGMGVFKAVTDRALNKKHPFNGVNDREYKDSLLWEMVLSAFRNKSNSNDFVFISNDGNAFTDSKKDRKVLRPELQAEIDKVKGERSFYFYRDLATFVENHYAIIRSVKPKDIWDHLERFDINDAIKMLAEELSEDIAFAVINQNPGAHFSNLTEDIQSSLTFINVSQLSFYITADHKGEKLTIFQKIGIVATVDIGYIAIGTKSFDIGVRTKKVYFGSLVAVEYDKDSFKDGFNIEMLYLKEGDYLSGINQPRIAPL; translated from the coding sequence ATGCCGCTGTCTATAATTTTAGATACCAATGTTTATTTTACTGATTGGAAGCTAGAGTCACCTTCAGCAAGAGCGTTTTTAGACTATATTGAAAAAACCGGTAGCCGAATTATTGTTCCTCAGATAGTGTGGGATGAAATCGAAGTTAACTATCGTAAGGAATTAGAAAAAAAACATGCGAATTATGAAAAGGCATCCGAGGACCTGGTTGCGTTATTAAGGTTTTACCCATCATCAAGATTGATGACTTTCTTCAATACAGAGTATGAAATTGATGTCAATGATGAAGTAATGAATTATAAAATATTATTATCAGAAAAAATTGGTATCAAAGGGGGTAGTGGGGTGATGCCATATGGTATGGGTGTCTTTAAAGCTGTGACTGATAGGGCTTTGAACAAAAAACATCCCTTTAATGGCGTCAATGACCGAGAATATAAAGATTCTCTACTTTGGGAAATGGTTTTATCTGCTTTCCGAAATAAGTCGAACAGTAATGACTTTGTATTTATCTCAAATGACGGAAACGCATTTACTGATTCTAAGAAAGATAGAAAAGTTCTTCGACCAGAACTGCAAGCAGAAATTGACAAAGTAAAGGGTGAACGCAGTTTCTACTTCTATCGTGATTTGGCGACTTTTGTGGAAAACCATTATGCAATTATCAGGTCAGTTAAGCCCAAGGATATATGGGACCATTTGGAAAGGTTTGATATAAACGATGCTATAAAAATGTTAGCTGAAGAGTTATCAGAGGATATTGCTTTTGCCGTTATTAATCAGAACCCTGGAGCGCACTTTTCCAATCTGACAGAGGATATTCAGTCAAGCTTGACATTCATAAATGTTAGTCAGTTGTCCTTTTATATCACTGCTGACCACAAGGGAGAAAAGCTTACCATTTTCCAAAAAATAGGCATTGTTGCGACTGTTGATATTGGCTACATTGCTATTGGTACCAAATCCTTCGACATAGGGGTTAGAACTAAGAAAGTCTACTTTGGTAGCCTTGTAGCGGTGGAGTATGATAAGGATAGCTTTAAGGATGGGTTCAATATCGAAATGCTCTACCTGAAGGAAGGTGACTACTTATCCGGTATAAATCAGCCTCGAATTGCTCCCTTGTAG
- a CDS encoding Y-family DNA polymerase, which produces MFALVDCNNFYVSCERAFRPNLNTVPVVVLSNNDGCLISRSAEAKALGFGMGDAYFQVRPELEYNNVRVFSSNYALYGDMSRRVMHYLASVAPNIEIYSIDECFLDLHGMDRYLHPDLVKYATEVREQILRRTKIPTCVGIAPTKTLAKLANRIAKKIPKLNGVCYLNSPALIQRALEITEVGDIWGIGQQYANKLREQGIKTAAQLVKQSENWARKFLGGVVGVRLLRELQGKVCHQLQPSEDGTLSRQSITYSRTFGTPLTTFPDMVAAVSAFASRAAEKLRRQGSAANTISIFISKDRFSVEPPPYSFSTVVTLPVASSDTSELLRHVRSALKRLWKPGCVYKKAGVVLDGLEIAGQQQLDLFAKTNNGEVRDRLMADLDKLNEKFGSGAVTFASAFVKKGQRPAWDSRADFKSPAYTTSWEQLWTI; this is translated from the coding sequence ATGTTTGCGCTAGTGGATTGCAACAACTTCTACGTAAGTTGTGAGCGAGCTTTCCGGCCAAACCTCAATACTGTACCCGTAGTGGTGCTCTCAAACAACGATGGTTGCTTGATATCCAGGTCCGCAGAGGCTAAAGCGTTAGGTTTCGGTATGGGTGATGCATACTTTCAGGTTAGACCCGAGTTGGAGTACAACAATGTCCGGGTATTCTCCTCAAACTACGCGCTCTATGGGGACATGTCCAGGAGGGTGATGCACTACCTAGCATCCGTAGCACCCAACATTGAAATCTACTCGATTGATGAGTGCTTTCTGGACCTGCACGGTATGGACCGTTATCTACACCCGGACCTTGTTAAGTATGCCACCGAAGTCCGTGAGCAGATTCTTAGACGCACCAAGATTCCAACTTGTGTAGGTATCGCACCCACGAAAACCTTGGCTAAGCTGGCAAACCGGATAGCCAAGAAGATACCCAAGCTGAATGGTGTTTGTTACCTGAACTCCCCAGCCCTTATCCAACGAGCCTTGGAGATAACAGAAGTGGGAGACATTTGGGGCATCGGGCAGCAATATGCCAACAAGCTCCGTGAACAGGGTATCAAAACCGCAGCCCAGTTAGTGAAGCAAAGCGAGAATTGGGCGCGAAAATTCCTTGGTGGTGTCGTTGGGGTACGACTTCTGCGGGAACTCCAAGGCAAGGTATGCCACCAATTACAGCCCAGCGAAGACGGAACGTTATCCAGGCAGTCAATCACCTACAGCCGCACGTTTGGTACGCCCCTGACCACGTTTCCTGACATGGTAGCGGCTGTTAGTGCGTTCGCCTCCCGAGCTGCGGAGAAGCTACGGCGGCAAGGGTCCGCAGCCAACACGATATCCATCTTTATCAGCAAGGACCGTTTCAGTGTAGAGCCTCCACCCTACAGCTTCTCCACTGTTGTTACGCTACCAGTGGCTTCAAGCGATACCTCAGAGTTGCTACGACATGTCCGTTCAGCACTCAAGCGCCTATGGAAACCAGGCTGTGTTTACAAGAAAGCTGGTGTGGTGCTTGATGGTTTGGAAATAGCCGGTCAGCAGCAATTGGACCTGTTTGCCAAGACCAACAATGGTGAGGTAAGAGACCGTCTTATGGCAGACCTGGACAAGCTCAATGAGAAGTTCGGTTCAGGAGCAGTCACCTTTGCTAGTGCATTCGTGAAGAAAGGTCAGCGGCCTGCCTGGGATAGCCGTGCCGACTTCAAAAGCCCCGCCTACACCACCAGTTGGGAACAATTGTGGACCATCTAA